The following proteins come from a genomic window of Aequorivita marisscotiae:
- a CDS encoding transketolase family protein, with product MKKYTDTGKKDTRSGFGDGLTELGKKNKNVVALCADLTGSLKMDDFKANHPERFYQVGIAEANMIGMAAGMTIGGKIPFTGTFANFSTGRVYDQIRQSVAYSGKNVKICASHAGLTLGEDGATHQILEDIGLMKMLPGMTVINTCDYNQTKAATIAIADYNGPVYLRFGRPKVANFTPADQNFQIGKAVQLQEGTDVTIVATGHLVWEALQAAETLNENGITADVINIHTIKPLDDAAVLKSVKKTGCVVTAEEHNFLGGLGESIARLLATQHPAPQEFIATNDTFGESGTPEQLMDKYGLNAAAIVGAVKKVIARK from the coding sequence ATGAAAAAATACACAGATACAGGTAAAAAAGACACACGTTCAGGTTTTGGTGATGGACTTACGGAACTGGGAAAGAAAAACAAAAACGTTGTAGCACTTTGCGCAGATCTTACAGGATCCTTAAAAATGGACGACTTTAAAGCAAACCATCCGGAGCGCTTTTATCAAGTAGGAATTGCCGAAGCAAATATGATTGGTATGGCAGCAGGGATGACCATTGGTGGGAAAATTCCATTTACGGGAACATTTGCTAATTTTTCTACCGGAAGGGTTTACGACCAAATTAGACAGAGCGTAGCATACAGCGGAAAAAATGTAAAAATTTGCGCATCGCACGCAGGTTTAACTTTAGGGGAAGACGGGGCAACGCACCAGATATTGGAGGATATTGGCTTGATGAAAATGCTTCCAGGAATGACCGTAATAAACACTTGCGATTACAATCAAACTAAAGCTGCAACTATAGCAATTGCAGATTATAATGGTCCTGTTTATTTACGTTTTGGAAGACCCAAAGTTGCAAACTTTACACCTGCCGATCAAAACTTTCAGATAGGCAAGGCGGTACAATTGCAAGAAGGTACCGATGTAACTATTGTAGCAACCGGTCATTTAGTTTGGGAAGCGTTACAAGCTGCAGAAACTTTAAACGAAAACGGAATTACGGCAGATGTTATAAACATTCACACCATAAAACCCTTGGACGACGCCGCGGTTTTAAAAAGCGTTAAAAAAACCGGCTGCGTAGTTACTGCCGAAGAGCATAACTTTTTAGGCGGTCTTGGCGAAAGCATTGCACGTTTGCTAGCAACTCAGCATCCTGCACCCCAAGAATTTATTGCCACCAACGATACCTTTGGTGAATCTGGCACACCGGAACAATTAATGGACAAATACGGTCTAAATGCCGCAGCAATTGTAGGTGCGGTAAAAAAGGTAATTGCTAGAAAATAG
- a CDS encoding FKBP-type peptidyl-prolyl cis-trans isomerase gives MMIKIKYAFALLVVMLVVTVSCKKNEDDGPEPPPPRDRSVEATRAQDEIETFLKTHFYNYEDFQTDPENFKIKFDTIAGDNAGKTPLFEQVDFIEVADVIDTDVTYKLYYLNVREGGGDKPHFSDYTINTYEGRLMNLDLFDSSVIPVRFSLVDSPTTSGIIRGLQQAIIQFKGAANVISNPDGTLSFEDFGIGAVFIPSGLGYYNYPPATGGLNAYDQLIFSFELFDSEVADHDNDGIPSYMEDLSGNGYLMDEDTDGDGIPNYLDDDDDGDGRLTKYEIEIDGDGNITFPDTNGNGTPDYLDPTI, from the coding sequence ATGATGATAAAAATTAAATATGCTTTTGCTTTATTAGTTGTAATGCTAGTTGTTACAGTTTCCTGTAAAAAGAATGAAGATGACGGGCCAGAACCACCCCCGCCCAGAGATCGTAGCGTAGAGGCAACAAGAGCGCAAGATGAAATTGAAACGTTTTTAAAAACCCATTTCTATAATTACGAGGATTTTCAGACAGATCCCGAAAATTTTAAAATTAAGTTTGATACCATTGCGGGAGACAATGCTGGAAAAACCCCCTTATTTGAACAAGTAGATTTTATAGAAGTTGCCGATGTAATTGATACCGATGTTACCTATAAACTGTATTACCTAAACGTTCGCGAGGGTGGGGGCGACAAACCCCATTTTTCAGATTATACCATTAACACTTATGAAGGGCGGCTTATGAACCTGGATTTGTTTGATAGTTCGGTTATTCCCGTTCGGTTTAGCTTGGTTGACTCTCCAACTACCTCAGGTATAATTAGAGGTTTGCAGCAAGCAATTATTCAGTTTAAAGGGGCTGCAAACGTAATCTCCAATCCTGACGGCACACTTTCTTTTGAAGATTTTGGTATAGGTGCCGTTTTTATTCCATCAGGTTTGGGATACTATAATTATCCTCCAGCTACAGGCGGTTTGAATGCTTATGATCAGCTTATTTTCTCTTTTGAATTGTTTGATTCTGAAGTGGCAGATCACGATAATGACGGAATACCGTCTTATATGGAAGACCTTAGCGGCAATGGTTATTTAATGGATGAAGATACCGATGGGGATGGAATCCCGAATTATTTGGATGACGATGACGATGGCGACGGCCGTTTAACCAAGTATGAAATAGAGATAGATGGCGACGGCAATATTACCTTCCCAGATACCAACGGAAACGGAACTCCAGATTATCTAGACCCTACTATTTAA
- the tgt gene encoding tRNA guanosine(34) transglycosylase Tgt, producing MQFKLEATDPQSSARAATITTDHGVIETPIFMPVGTVGTVKGVHQRELREDINPDIILGNTYHLYLRPQTTILEKAGGLHKFMNWDRNILTDSGGYQVYSLSANRKIKEEGVKFKSHIDGSYHVFTPENVMEIQRTIGADIIMAFDECTPYPCEYNYAKRSMHMTHRWLDRCIKHLDKTPLKYDYGQTFFPIVQGSTYKDLRKQSAEYIASVGAEGNAIGGLSVGEPADEMYEMTAVVTEILPQDKPRYLMGVGTPANILENIALGVDMFDCVMPTRNGRNGMLFTSEGIINIKNKKWEADLSVIDPMAITWVDTEYNRAYLRHLFTVNEMLGRQIATIHNLGFYLWLVREARKHILAGDFLDWKNGMVKKLAQRL from the coding sequence ATGCAATTTAAATTAGAAGCCACAGACCCGCAAAGTAGCGCCCGCGCCGCAACTATTACGACCGATCACGGCGTTATTGAAACTCCTATTTTTATGCCCGTTGGTACCGTAGGTACTGTAAAAGGCGTACATCAACGCGAACTAAGGGAAGATATTAATCCAGATATTATTTTGGGAAATACATATCATTTATACCTAAGACCGCAAACTACAATCCTTGAGAAGGCGGGCGGCCTTCATAAATTTATGAACTGGGACCGAAATATCTTAACCGACAGTGGAGGGTATCAGGTGTATTCGCTTTCAGCAAATAGAAAAATTAAGGAGGAAGGCGTAAAATTTAAGAGCCATATAGATGGCAGTTATCACGTTTTCACGCCAGAAAATGTTATGGAAATTCAGCGTACAATTGGCGCGGATATCATTATGGCCTTTGATGAGTGTACACCGTACCCATGCGAATATAACTACGCAAAACGTTCTATGCATATGACGCATCGTTGGCTGGACCGATGCATAAAACATTTAGATAAAACCCCTCTAAAATACGATTACGGACAAACGTTTTTTCCTATTGTTCAAGGCAGTACTTATAAAGATTTGCGAAAACAATCGGCAGAGTACATTGCTTCGGTTGGAGCAGAGGGCAACGCTATTGGCGGACTTTCAGTTGGCGAGCCAGCAGATGAGATGTATGAAATGACGGCGGTGGTAACCGAAATTCTTCCACAGGATAAACCGCGCTATTTAATGGGCGTAGGAACTCCCGCCAATATTCTTGAAAATATAGCACTTGGAGTAGATATGTTCGACTGTGTAATGCCTACGCGAAACGGGAGGAACGGAATGCTCTTTACTTCGGAAGGTATTATTAACATAAAAAACAAAAAGTGGGAAGCCGATCTTTCGGTAATAGACCCGATGGCAATTACGTGGGTAGATACAGAATACAACAGAGCGTATCTGCGCCACTTATTTACCGTAAATGAAATGTTGGGAAGACAGATAGCTACCATTCACAACCTCGGTTTCTATTTGTGGTTGGTTCGCGAAGCCAGAAAACATATCTTAGCAGGAGATTTTCTGGATTGGAAAAACGGCATGGTTAAAAAACTCGCGCAAAGATTGTAA
- a CDS encoding transketolase gives MADYKALEDLVVQVRRDILRQVHKVNSGHPGGSLGCAEFFVALYNELMERNDTFEMDGIGEDLFFLSNGHISPVFYSVLARAGYFPVEELNTFRLLNSRLQGHPTTHEGLPGVRIASGSLGQGISVSIGAALTKKLNNDNHLIYTLCGDGELQEGQNWEAIMYAAGNGVDNLILTVDLNGQQIDGSTDNVLPMGNVKAKFEAFGWDVMEIKKGNDLSAIISGMKKAKDKSGNGKPICVLLHTVMGNGVDFMMHTHDWHGKAPNDEQLENALSQNPVTLGDY, from the coding sequence ATGGCAGATTATAAAGCACTTGAGGATTTGGTAGTTCAAGTTCGAAGAGATATTTTACGGCAGGTACACAAAGTGAATTCTGGGCATCCGGGAGGTTCACTTGGTTGTGCCGAGTTTTTCGTTGCACTTTATAACGAATTGATGGAACGCAATGATACTTTTGAGATGGACGGCATAGGCGAAGATCTTTTCTTCCTATCAAACGGGCATATTTCACCAGTATTTTACAGTGTTTTAGCACGTGCGGGTTACTTTCCGGTAGAAGAGTTAAATACCTTCCGCCTTTTAAACTCGCGTTTGCAGGGGCATCCAACTACCCACGAAGGCTTACCTGGGGTTCGTATTGCGTCGGGATCACTCGGACAAGGAATTTCAGTTTCAATTGGAGCGGCACTCACAAAAAAATTAAATAACGATAACCACCTAATTTACACACTTTGTGGCGATGGCGAATTGCAGGAAGGTCAGAATTGGGAGGCAATTATGTACGCGGCAGGAAATGGGGTAGATAATTTAATTTTAACTGTAGATTTAAATGGCCAGCAGATAGACGGTTCCACAGACAATGTGCTACCCATGGGCAATGTTAAAGCGAAATTTGAAGCATTTGGTTGGGATGTAATGGAAATTAAGAAAGGAAATGATCTAAGTGCAATTATTTCTGGCATGAAAAAAGCAAAAGACAAATCGGGTAACGGAAAGCCAATTTGCGTTTTGCTTCATACGGTTATGGGCAATGGTGTAGATTTTATGATGCATACGCACGATTGGCACGGAAAAGCGCCCAATGACGAGCAATTAGAGAATGCTCTTTCACAAAACCCTGTAACCTTGGGTGATTATTAA
- a CDS encoding RNA-binding S4 domain-containing protein translates to MRIDKYLWAVRYLKTRNIATQACKKGAIRVNGDIVKASRNVYPGDKITLRKNQINYQLEVLDLPQSRVGAKLVDLYRKDTTPKEAFETNEMLQYAKSYYRKKGVGRPTKKDRRDLEDFTEEATNDDIDTQQP, encoded by the coding sequence ATGAGGATTGACAAATATTTATGGGCCGTTCGATATTTAAAGACTAGAAATATCGCCACACAAGCTTGTAAAAAAGGTGCCATTCGGGTTAACGGCGATATTGTAAAAGCTTCGCGAAATGTATATCCGGGTGATAAGATTACACTTCGAAAAAATCAAATAAATTACCAGTTAGAAGTTTTAGACCTCCCCCAAAGCAGAGTTGGCGCCAAGTTAGTAGATCTGTATAGAAAAGACACAACTCCCAAAGAAGCTTTTGAAACAAATGAAATGCTGCAATATGCAAAATCGTACTACCGTAAAAAAGGCGTGGGAAGACCTACTAAAAAAGACCGTAGGGATTTAGAAGATTTTACTGAAGAAGCAACCAATGACGACATTGACACCCAACAACCATAA
- a CDS encoding phosphoribosyltransferase family protein, with protein sequence MQEITSVILDKKQIAHKIKRIAYQIYETNVEEKEVVVAGITGNGFILAEKIKVEVEKISPIKVLLCEVLIDKKNPAEPLETTLKKENYANKSLLLVDDVLHSGTTLIYGVKHFLEVPLKQFKTAVLVDRNHKKYPIKADFKGISLSTSLNENVSVIFEKGNDRAILE encoded by the coding sequence ATGCAAGAAATAACATCCGTAATACTAGACAAAAAGCAAATAGCCCACAAGATTAAAAGAATTGCTTACCAAATTTACGAAACCAACGTAGAAGAAAAAGAAGTTGTAGTAGCCGGTATTACGGGCAACGGTTTTATATTGGCAGAAAAAATTAAGGTAGAAGTCGAAAAAATTTCGCCTATAAAAGTTTTGCTTTGCGAAGTTTTAATCGATAAAAAAAATCCTGCTGAGCCTCTGGAAACCACTCTGAAAAAAGAGAATTACGCGAATAAGTCACTTCTATTGGTAGATGATGTATTACATTCTGGAACCACTTTAATTTACGGCGTAAAACATTTTTTAGAAGTGCCTCTTAAACAATTTAAAACTGCGGTATTGGTAGATAGAAATCACAAAAAGTACCCAATAAAAGCAGACTTTAAAGGCATTTCGCTCTCTACATCCTTAAACGAAAACGTCTCGGTTATTTTTGAAAAAGGAAACGATAG